From the genome of Spinacia oleracea cultivar Varoflay chromosome 2, BTI_SOV_V1, whole genome shotgun sequence, one region includes:
- the LOC110778361 gene encoding ABC transporter G family member 39-like isoform X3: MEGKLKMEEKKMDVHKMGRQEMKTLVDDLLDRDDHQHFLREIRNRFDRVGVEMPKIEVRFEHLSVKGDVHVGSRALPTLLNVTINFFEAILGFIRLAPSKKRTLDILHQVSGIIKPSRMTLLLGPPSSGKTTLLLALAGKLDNNLKVSGKITYCGHELKEFVPKRTSAYIRQNDIHLGEITVRETLDFSGRCLGVGSRYLLLKEVLKQEKQAGINPDVELDTFMKAATIEGQESNLITDYVLKILALSMCADTIVGDDMRRGISGGEKKRTTIGLDSATAFQVCKYIKEMTHFMEMTTIISLLQPTPETYDLFDDIILLSEGQIVYQGPRDNVLNFFEYVGFKCPERKGVADFLQEVTSKKDQEQYWSMTKPYQYVSVLEFVEAFWSFQLGNNLVLNLSTPYDKAKTHPVALVKQKYGISNHQLLKACFSREWLLMKRNSFLYIFKSVQITVMSIATMSAYFRTTMQHETEADGEKYLGAIFFGLTNFVFNGMAETTLTVMGLPIFYKQRDFLFYPAWAYALPVWILRIPISFMESALWTILTYYTIGFAPAPSRFFCQWLAYFCIHQMALSFFRLVGAVGRTIVIANAASMVLMLIVFVLGGFIIAKGDVGPWMIWAYYLSPMMYGQHALVINEFLDKRWSNPNLDSRIKEQTIGKVILESRGFFKHEYWFWISIGALLGFSLLFNILYIMALTYLNPYNDAKAVVQDEDEKKKKRKISLREELNNNNIEMDARSTSKSNNNNSDRSTLKGGMVLPFQPLSLSFNHINYFVDTPSEMKSLGHEEDRLQLLRDVSGAFRPGILTALVGVTGAGKTTLMDVLAGRKTSGYIDGNISVSGYPKNQVTFARISGYCEQIDIHSPYVTVYESLVYSAWLRLSSSIGPNTRKSFIEDVMRLIELEQLKDAIVGLPGINGLSTEQRKRLTIAVELVSNPSIIFMDEPTSGLDARAAAIVMRTVRNTVNTGRTVVCTIHQPSIDIFESFDELLLMKRGGQIIYAGPLGDHSQKLINYFQEIPGIPKIQDGYNPATWMLEITTPQVESHLNVDFAKLYANSELYKRNQEIISNLSSPSISSKDLNFPTKYSQPFIVQFQACFWKQYKSYWQNPSYNAVRFFMTIIMGLLLGVMFWDKGRKLDKLQDLMNLLGILFSAILFLGGSNALNVQVVVASERSVFYREKAAGMYSSLPFALAQLAVESIYIVTINFAYTLLLYSMIGFEWTVVKFFYFYYYIFMCFAYYTVYGMMLVSLTPRPEISAILMTFFVTLWNLFAGFLLPRPQIPIWWRWYYWASPVAWTMYGLVTSQIGDKNTPIEVPGGGSVPLKIYLKEILGYDYDFLPYVAIAHLAWVLLFFFVFAYGIKVLNFQKR, translated from the exons GATGACATTACTTCTAGGGCCGCCGAGCTCAGGAAAAACAACATTGCTATTAGCTCTTGCAGGGAAGCTTGATAACAATCTAAAG GTAAGTGGAAAGATAACATATTGCGGGCACGAACTAAAGGAATTTGTTCCGAAGAGAACGAGTGCATATATACGTCAAAATGACATTCATCTTGGAGAAATTACAGTAAGAGAGACTCTAGACTTTTCAGGGAGATGCTTAGGTGTTGGGAGTAGATATTTATTGTTGAAAGAAGTCTTGAAACAAGAAAAACAAGCAGGAATTAATCCCGATGTTGAGCTTGATACATTCATGAAGGCAGCAACAATTGAAGGCCAGGAATCAAACCTTATCACTGATTATGTGCTCAAG ATACTTGCTTTGAGTATGTGTGCTGATACCATTGTTGGCGATGACATGAGAAGGGGTATTTCTGGAGGTGAAAAGAAGCGTACAACTATTG GACTAGATAGTGCAACAGCTTTTCAGGTATGCAAGTATATAAAAGAAATGACTCATTTTATGGAGATGACAACAATCATCTCTCTCTTACAACCAACTCCAGAGACATATGACCTATTCGACGATATCATCCTCCTCTCCGAGGGCCAAATTGTGTATCAAGGTCCGCGTGACAATGTCCTGAACTTCTTTGAATATGTTGGGTTCAAGTGTCCAGAAAGAAAGGGTGTAGCCGATTTTCTCCAGGAAGTTACTTCCAAAAAAGACCAAGAACAATATTGGTCTATGACCAAACCTTACCAGTATGTTTCAGTTTTAGAGTTTGTTGAAGCTTTCTGGTCTTTCCAACTTGGAAACAACCTTGTATTAAATCTTAGTACGCCTTATGACAAAGCGAAAACCCATCCTGTTGCCTTGGTGAAACAAAAGTATGGTATCTCAAACCACCAATTACTTAAGGCGTGTTTTTCTAGAGAATGGTTGCTAATGAAGCGAAATTCTTTCCTCTATATTTTCAAGAGTGTACAAATCACAGTAATGTCAATTGCTACCATGTCCGCGTATTTCAGAACAACAATGCAACATGAGACAGAGGCCGATGGTGAAAAGTACTTAGGTGCCATCTTTTTTGGACTCACGAATTTCGTGTTCAATGGAATGGCAGAAACTACTTTAACAGTTATGGGACTCCCAATTTTCTATAAGCAAAGGGATTTCTTGTTTTATCCTGCCTGGGCTTACGCGTTACCAGTTTGGATCCTTCGAATTCCTATATCGTTTATGGAATCAGCTTTATGGACTATTCTTACCTATTATACCATTGGCTTTGCTCCTGCTCCTAGTAG GTTCTTTTGCCAATGGCTAGCATACTTTTGTATCCATCAGATGGCTTTGTCATTCTTCCGCCTTGTTGGAGCCGTGGGGCGAACCATTGTCATTGCTAATGCTGCTAGCATGGTTCTAATGCTCATTGTTTTTGTGCTTGGTGGTTTCATCATTGCAAAAG GTGATGTTGGTCCTTGGATGATATGGGCTTACTATCTTTCTCCTATGATGTACGGACAACATGCTTTGGTTATCAATGAGTTTCTTGACAAAAGATGGAGCAAT CCCAATCTTGACAGTAGAATAAAGGAACAAACTATCGGTAAAGTGATCCTTGAATCAAGAGGCTTCTTTAAACATGAATATTGGTTCTGGATAAGTATTGGTGCTCTCTTGGGGTTTTCTCTTCTATTCAACATCTTATATATCATGGCATTAACATACTTAAATC CTTACAATGACGCAAAAGCTGTAGTTCAAGAtgaagatgagaagaaaaagaagaggaaGATATCCTTAAGGGaggaacttaataataataacattgagATGGATGCACGAAGCACTTCTAAGTCTAACAACAATAATTCAGATAGGAGTACTCTTAAAGGAGGAATGGTTTTGCCTTTTCAACCTCTTTCATTATCATTCAATCACATCAATTACTTTGTGGACACACCATCG GAAATGAAAAGTCTAGGTCATGAAGAAGACCGATTACAATTACTAAGGGATGTGAGTGGTGCTTTTAGACCTGGTATATTGACAGCATTAGTTGGTGTAACTGGTGCTGGAAAGACCACACTAATGGACGTGTTGGCCGGAAGGAAGACTAGCGGTTATATTGATGGTAACATAAGTGTATCAGGTTATCCTAAAAATCAAGTAACGTTTGCACGGATTAGTGGTTATTGTGAACAAATTGACATCCATTCACCATATGTTACTGTTTATGAATCTCTTGTGTACTCTGCTTGGCTTCGTCTTTCTTCAAGCATTGGTCCTAATACGCGGAAg AGTTTTATTGAAGACGTAATGAGATTGATAGAGCTTGAGCAATTGAAAGATGCTATAGTAGGGTTACCTGGGATAAATGGGCTTTCAACTGAACAGAGGAAAAGATTAACCATAGCCGTAGAGTTAGTTTCTAATCCCTCCATTATATTCATGGATGAGCCAACATCCGGACTTGATGCTAGAGCTGCTGCAATTGTTATGCGTACGGTTCGAAACACTGTAAACACTGGAAGAACTGTAGTTTGTACAATTCACCAACCCAGCATAGATATCTTTGAATCTTTTGATGAG CTCTTATTAATGAAGAGAGGAGGCCAAATTATTTATGCAGGACCCCTTGGAGACCATTCCcaaaagttaattaattactttcaa GAAATCCCTGGAATTCCGAAAATTCAAGATGGTTACAATCCTGCAACATGGATGCTTGAAATTACTACTCCTCAAGTAGAGTCTCACTTAAATGTAGATTTTGCAAAGCTGTACGCCAATTCCGAACTTTACAA GAGGAACCAAGAAATTATTTCGAATCTTAGTTCTCCATCGATTAGTTCTAAGGATCTCAACTTCCCAACTAAATACTCACAACCATTCATTGTTCAATTTCAAGCATGTTTTTGGAAGCAATACAAATCTTATTGGCAAAATCCATCATATAATGCTGTTCGATTCTTTATGACGATAATTATGGGACTTTTGCTCGGTGTCATGTTTTGGGACAAGGGACGTAAACT GGACAAACTACAAGACTTAATGAACTTGTTAGGAATACTGTTTTCTGCGATACTTTTCCTTGGAGGGAGTAATGCTTTGAATGTTCAAGTAGTTGTTGCAAGTGAAAGAAGTGTTTTTTACCGCGAAAAAGCAGCAGGAATGTATTCATCTCTACCATTTGCATTGGCTCAG CTAGCTGTTGAATCAATATACATCGTTACTATAAATTTTGCATACACCCTTCTGTTATACTCTATGATCGGATTTGAGTGGACAGTTGTCAAGTTTTTCTACTTCTACTACTACATATTCATGTGCTTTGCGTATTACACTGTATACGGGATGATGCTTGTCTCATTGACACCGCGCCCTGAAATTTCTGCTATTTTGATGACATTCTTCGTTACCTTGTGGAATTTGTTTGCTGGTTTTCTTCTTCCTAGACCG CAAATTCCAATATGGTGGAGGTGGTATTACTGGGCATCTCCTGTTGCCTGGACAATGTATGGTTTAGTTACTTCACAAATAGGTGACAAGAACACCCCAATTGAAGTCCCTGGAGGTGGTAGTGTGCCATTGAAGATTTATCTCAAAGAAATTTTGGGTTATGACTATGATTTCCTACCTTATGTTGCTATTGCCCATCTGGCTTGGgtcctcctcttcttcttcgttTTCGCCTACGGCATCAAGGTCCTAAACTTCCAAAAGAGGTGA
- the LOC110778361 gene encoding ABC transporter G family member 39-like isoform X1 — MEGKLKMEEKKMDVHKMGRQEMKTLVDDLLDRDDHQHFLREIRNRFDRVGVEMPKIEVRFEHLSVKGDVHVGSRALPTLLNVTINFFEAILGFIRLAPSKKRTLDILHQVSGIIKPSRMTLLLGPPSSGKTTLLLALAGKLDNNLKVSGKITYCGHELKEFVPKRTSAYIRQNDIHLGEITVRETLDFSGRCLGVGSRYLLLKEVLKQEKQAGINPDVELDTFMKAATIEGQESNLITDYVLKILALSMCADTIVGDDMRRGISGGEKKRTTIELYFDPYLLGEMLVGPAKVVLMDEISTGLDSATAFQVCKYIKEMTHFMEMTTIISLLQPTPETYDLFDDIILLSEGQIVYQGPRDNVLNFFEYVGFKCPERKGVADFLQEVTSKKDQEQYWSMTKPYQYVSVLEFVEAFWSFQLGNNLVLNLSTPYDKAKTHPVALVKQKYGISNHQLLKACFSREWLLMKRNSFLYIFKSVQITVMSIATMSAYFRTTMQHETEADGEKYLGAIFFGLTNFVFNGMAETTLTVMGLPIFYKQRDFLFYPAWAYALPVWILRIPISFMESALWTILTYYTIGFAPAPSRFFCQWLAYFCIHQMALSFFRLVGAVGRTIVIANAASMVLMLIVFVLGGFIIAKGDVGPWMIWAYYLSPMMYGQHALVINEFLDKRWSNPNLDSRIKEQTIGKVILESRGFFKHEYWFWISIGALLGFSLLFNILYIMALTYLNPYNDAKAVVQDEDEKKKKRKISLREELNNNNIEMDARSTSKSNNNNSDRSTLKGGMVLPFQPLSLSFNHINYFVDTPSEMKSLGHEEDRLQLLRDVSGAFRPGILTALVGVTGAGKTTLMDVLAGRKTSGYIDGNISVSGYPKNQVTFARISGYCEQIDIHSPYVTVYESLVYSAWLRLSSSIGPNTRKSFIEDVMRLIELEQLKDAIVGLPGINGLSTEQRKRLTIAVELVSNPSIIFMDEPTSGLDARAAAIVMRTVRNTVNTGRTVVCTIHQPSIDIFESFDELLLMKRGGQIIYAGPLGDHSQKLINYFQEIPGIPKIQDGYNPATWMLEITTPQVESHLNVDFAKLYANSELYKRNQEIISNLSSPSISSKDLNFPTKYSQPFIVQFQACFWKQYKSYWQNPSYNAVRFFMTIIMGLLLGVMFWDKGRKLDKLQDLMNLLGILFSAILFLGGSNALNVQVVVASERSVFYREKAAGMYSSLPFALAQLAVESIYIVTINFAYTLLLYSMIGFEWTVVKFFYFYYYIFMCFAYYTVYGMMLVSLTPRPEISAILMTFFVTLWNLFAGFLLPRPQIPIWWRWYYWASPVAWTMYGLVTSQIGDKNTPIEVPGGGSVPLKIYLKEILGYDYDFLPYVAIAHLAWVLLFFFVFAYGIKVLNFQKR, encoded by the exons GATGACATTACTTCTAGGGCCGCCGAGCTCAGGAAAAACAACATTGCTATTAGCTCTTGCAGGGAAGCTTGATAACAATCTAAAG GTAAGTGGAAAGATAACATATTGCGGGCACGAACTAAAGGAATTTGTTCCGAAGAGAACGAGTGCATATATACGTCAAAATGACATTCATCTTGGAGAAATTACAGTAAGAGAGACTCTAGACTTTTCAGGGAGATGCTTAGGTGTTGGGAGTAGATATTTATTGTTGAAAGAAGTCTTGAAACAAGAAAAACAAGCAGGAATTAATCCCGATGTTGAGCTTGATACATTCATGAAGGCAGCAACAATTGAAGGCCAGGAATCAAACCTTATCACTGATTATGTGCTCAAG ATACTTGCTTTGAGTATGTGTGCTGATACCATTGTTGGCGATGACATGAGAAGGGGTATTTCTGGAGGTGAAAAGAAGCGTACAACTATTG AATTGTACTTTGATCCATATCTTTTAGGTGAAATGTTGGTTGGACCAGCAAAAGTTGTACTAATGGATGAAATATCCACAGGACTAGATAGTGCAACAGCTTTTCAGGTATGCAAGTATATAAAAGAAATGACTCATTTTATGGAGATGACAACAATCATCTCTCTCTTACAACCAACTCCAGAGACATATGACCTATTCGACGATATCATCCTCCTCTCCGAGGGCCAAATTGTGTATCAAGGTCCGCGTGACAATGTCCTGAACTTCTTTGAATATGTTGGGTTCAAGTGTCCAGAAAGAAAGGGTGTAGCCGATTTTCTCCAGGAAGTTACTTCCAAAAAAGACCAAGAACAATATTGGTCTATGACCAAACCTTACCAGTATGTTTCAGTTTTAGAGTTTGTTGAAGCTTTCTGGTCTTTCCAACTTGGAAACAACCTTGTATTAAATCTTAGTACGCCTTATGACAAAGCGAAAACCCATCCTGTTGCCTTGGTGAAACAAAAGTATGGTATCTCAAACCACCAATTACTTAAGGCGTGTTTTTCTAGAGAATGGTTGCTAATGAAGCGAAATTCTTTCCTCTATATTTTCAAGAGTGTACAAATCACAGTAATGTCAATTGCTACCATGTCCGCGTATTTCAGAACAACAATGCAACATGAGACAGAGGCCGATGGTGAAAAGTACTTAGGTGCCATCTTTTTTGGACTCACGAATTTCGTGTTCAATGGAATGGCAGAAACTACTTTAACAGTTATGGGACTCCCAATTTTCTATAAGCAAAGGGATTTCTTGTTTTATCCTGCCTGGGCTTACGCGTTACCAGTTTGGATCCTTCGAATTCCTATATCGTTTATGGAATCAGCTTTATGGACTATTCTTACCTATTATACCATTGGCTTTGCTCCTGCTCCTAGTAG GTTCTTTTGCCAATGGCTAGCATACTTTTGTATCCATCAGATGGCTTTGTCATTCTTCCGCCTTGTTGGAGCCGTGGGGCGAACCATTGTCATTGCTAATGCTGCTAGCATGGTTCTAATGCTCATTGTTTTTGTGCTTGGTGGTTTCATCATTGCAAAAG GTGATGTTGGTCCTTGGATGATATGGGCTTACTATCTTTCTCCTATGATGTACGGACAACATGCTTTGGTTATCAATGAGTTTCTTGACAAAAGATGGAGCAAT CCCAATCTTGACAGTAGAATAAAGGAACAAACTATCGGTAAAGTGATCCTTGAATCAAGAGGCTTCTTTAAACATGAATATTGGTTCTGGATAAGTATTGGTGCTCTCTTGGGGTTTTCTCTTCTATTCAACATCTTATATATCATGGCATTAACATACTTAAATC CTTACAATGACGCAAAAGCTGTAGTTCAAGAtgaagatgagaagaaaaagaagaggaaGATATCCTTAAGGGaggaacttaataataataacattgagATGGATGCACGAAGCACTTCTAAGTCTAACAACAATAATTCAGATAGGAGTACTCTTAAAGGAGGAATGGTTTTGCCTTTTCAACCTCTTTCATTATCATTCAATCACATCAATTACTTTGTGGACACACCATCG GAAATGAAAAGTCTAGGTCATGAAGAAGACCGATTACAATTACTAAGGGATGTGAGTGGTGCTTTTAGACCTGGTATATTGACAGCATTAGTTGGTGTAACTGGTGCTGGAAAGACCACACTAATGGACGTGTTGGCCGGAAGGAAGACTAGCGGTTATATTGATGGTAACATAAGTGTATCAGGTTATCCTAAAAATCAAGTAACGTTTGCACGGATTAGTGGTTATTGTGAACAAATTGACATCCATTCACCATATGTTACTGTTTATGAATCTCTTGTGTACTCTGCTTGGCTTCGTCTTTCTTCAAGCATTGGTCCTAATACGCGGAAg AGTTTTATTGAAGACGTAATGAGATTGATAGAGCTTGAGCAATTGAAAGATGCTATAGTAGGGTTACCTGGGATAAATGGGCTTTCAACTGAACAGAGGAAAAGATTAACCATAGCCGTAGAGTTAGTTTCTAATCCCTCCATTATATTCATGGATGAGCCAACATCCGGACTTGATGCTAGAGCTGCTGCAATTGTTATGCGTACGGTTCGAAACACTGTAAACACTGGAAGAACTGTAGTTTGTACAATTCACCAACCCAGCATAGATATCTTTGAATCTTTTGATGAG CTCTTATTAATGAAGAGAGGAGGCCAAATTATTTATGCAGGACCCCTTGGAGACCATTCCcaaaagttaattaattactttcaa GAAATCCCTGGAATTCCGAAAATTCAAGATGGTTACAATCCTGCAACATGGATGCTTGAAATTACTACTCCTCAAGTAGAGTCTCACTTAAATGTAGATTTTGCAAAGCTGTACGCCAATTCCGAACTTTACAA GAGGAACCAAGAAATTATTTCGAATCTTAGTTCTCCATCGATTAGTTCTAAGGATCTCAACTTCCCAACTAAATACTCACAACCATTCATTGTTCAATTTCAAGCATGTTTTTGGAAGCAATACAAATCTTATTGGCAAAATCCATCATATAATGCTGTTCGATTCTTTATGACGATAATTATGGGACTTTTGCTCGGTGTCATGTTTTGGGACAAGGGACGTAAACT GGACAAACTACAAGACTTAATGAACTTGTTAGGAATACTGTTTTCTGCGATACTTTTCCTTGGAGGGAGTAATGCTTTGAATGTTCAAGTAGTTGTTGCAAGTGAAAGAAGTGTTTTTTACCGCGAAAAAGCAGCAGGAATGTATTCATCTCTACCATTTGCATTGGCTCAG CTAGCTGTTGAATCAATATACATCGTTACTATAAATTTTGCATACACCCTTCTGTTATACTCTATGATCGGATTTGAGTGGACAGTTGTCAAGTTTTTCTACTTCTACTACTACATATTCATGTGCTTTGCGTATTACACTGTATACGGGATGATGCTTGTCTCATTGACACCGCGCCCTGAAATTTCTGCTATTTTGATGACATTCTTCGTTACCTTGTGGAATTTGTTTGCTGGTTTTCTTCTTCCTAGACCG CAAATTCCAATATGGTGGAGGTGGTATTACTGGGCATCTCCTGTTGCCTGGACAATGTATGGTTTAGTTACTTCACAAATAGGTGACAAGAACACCCCAATTGAAGTCCCTGGAGGTGGTAGTGTGCCATTGAAGATTTATCTCAAAGAAATTTTGGGTTATGACTATGATTTCCTACCTTATGTTGCTATTGCCCATCTGGCTTGGgtcctcctcttcttcttcgttTTCGCCTACGGCATCAAGGTCCTAAACTTCCAAAAGAGGTGA